A region of Faecalibacterium taiwanense DNA encodes the following proteins:
- the eno gene encoding phosphopyruvate hydratase: MNDLEIESVVGREILDSRGNPTVEAEITLADGTVARGCAPSGASTGEFEALELRDGDKGRYLGKGVTKAVENINTVIADAVVGMDASDIYAIDAAMIKADGTKDKSNLGANAILAVSIAACRAAAASLDMPLYRFLGGVNGNRLPVPMMNILNGGAHATNTVDTQEFMIMPVGAPSFKEALRWCAEVFHALASILKAKGLATSVGDEGGFAPNLSSDEETIETILAAIEKAGYVPGKDFMLAMDAASSEWKSPKGKGFYKLPKAGTEFTSSELIAHWKSLVEKYPIISIEDGLDEEDWEGWQEMTRELGGKVQLVGDDLFVTNTERLAKGIGLGAGNAILIKLNQIGSVSETLEAIKMAHKAGYTAISSHRSGETEDTTIADLAVALNTCQIKTGAPSRTERVAKYNQLLRIEEQLGGSAVYPGMAAFNVKR; the protein is encoded by the coding sequence ATGAACGATCTGGAAATTGAATCTGTTGTAGGCCGCGAGATCCTGGACTCCCGCGGCAACCCCACCGTGGAAGCGGAGATCACTCTGGCCGACGGCACTGTGGCACGCGGCTGCGCACCTTCCGGCGCATCCACTGGTGAGTTTGAAGCTCTGGAGCTGCGGGACGGCGATAAGGGCCGCTATCTGGGCAAGGGCGTGACCAAGGCTGTTGAGAACATCAACACCGTCATTGCTGATGCTGTTGTGGGCATGGATGCCTCCGACATCTACGCCATCGACGCTGCCATGATCAAGGCCGACGGCACCAAAGATAAATCCAATCTGGGCGCAAACGCCATTCTGGCCGTGTCCATTGCCGCCTGCCGTGCAGCCGCTGCTTCTCTGGATATGCCGCTGTACCGCTTTCTGGGCGGTGTGAACGGCAACCGCCTGCCCGTGCCCATGATGAACATTCTGAACGGCGGCGCACACGCCACCAACACCGTGGATACGCAGGAGTTCATGATCATGCCGGTCGGCGCACCTTCCTTCAAGGAGGCACTGCGCTGGTGCGCGGAGGTATTCCACGCGCTGGCTTCCATCTTGAAGGCCAAGGGGCTGGCTACCTCCGTGGGCGATGAGGGCGGCTTTGCCCCCAACCTGTCCAGCGACGAGGAGACCATTGAGACCATTCTGGCCGCCATCGAAAAGGCTGGTTACGTGCCCGGCAAGGACTTCATGCTGGCTATGGATGCCGCGTCCTCCGAGTGGAAGAGCCCCAAGGGCAAGGGCTTCTACAAGCTGCCCAAGGCCGGCACCGAGTTCACCTCCAGCGAGCTGATCGCACACTGGAAGAGTCTGGTGGAAAAATACCCCATCATCTCCATCGAGGACGGCCTGGATGAAGAGGACTGGGAAGGCTGGCAGGAGATGACCCGCGAGTTGGGCGGCAAGGTCCAGCTGGTGGGCGACGACCTCTTTGTGACCAACACCGAGCGTCTGGCCAAGGGCATCGGGCTGGGTGCAGGCAACGCAATCCTGATCAAACTGAACCAGATCGGCTCTGTTTCCGAGACGCTGGAGGCCATCAAGATGGCCCACAAGGCCGGTTACACCGCCATCAGCTCTCACCGCTCCGGCGAGACCGAGGACACCACCATTGCCGATCTGGCCGTGGCGCTGAATACCTGCCAGATCAAGACCGGTGCTCCCAGCCGTACCGAGCGTGTTGCAAAGTACAACCAGCTGCTGCGCATTGAGGAGCAGCTGGGCGGCAGCGCCGTTTACCCCGGCATGGCAGCTTTCAACGTAAAGCGCTGA